In Dama dama isolate Ldn47 chromosome 22, ASM3311817v1, whole genome shotgun sequence, the genomic window aatttaaataccAGTATACACAGTATAATctaatttcattaaatttttcttaataaaaaatatacatacatatagtaCACACATATGAATGTGAATAAAGAtccagaaaaatgtaaattaagatGCTAAAagtgtgggaattccctggtggtccagtggataagactttgccctcccaattcaggggcctgggttcaattcctggtcagggaactagatcccacatgctgcaactaaagatcccacatgcaactaagacctgacatagacaaataaataaaaatatttttttaaaaagatatttaagagTAATCACTGACTAGTggtatgtaatatttttattttcttatttatgcttgtttatgttttctaattttcttcaagaatgatttctgtttctgTAATAATCAAGCTATTTTACGCAAGGTATGTTCgtaaaaaacaaataagaaagcaATGATGGGTGGTAAGGaaatcaagggcttcccaggtggcgctagtggtaaagaacccacctgcctatgcaggagacttaaggacatgggtttgattcctgggtcgggaagattcccgggaggagggcatgacgaTCTGGAGTACATgacaactccaatattcttcagtggagaatcccatggacagacaatgcctggtgggctaacagtccatagggtcgcaaagggtcaagcacaacggaagtgacttagcacagcacatagttgatttaccatgttgtgttaatttctgctgtaaagcgaagtgactcagttatacacttacattttctttttcatattctgttccattatagtttatcacaggatattggataCAGTTCTGTGTGctttacagtaggaccttgttgtttacctatcctatatatactagtttgcatctgctaatcccaaactcccaatactcccctttcccttggcaaccacagtctgttctctatgtcagtacagtagattttattttattttttatttttttcatttatttttattagttggaggctaagtactttacaatattgtagtggtttttgtcatacattgacatgaatcagccatggagttacatgtattccccatcccgatcccccctcccaactccctctctacccgatccctctgggtcttcccagtgcaccaggcctgagcacttgtctcatgcatccaacctgggctggtgatctgtttcaccatagataatatacatgtttcgttgctgttctctcgaaacatcccaccctcgccttcccccacagattccaaaagtctgttctgcagtACAGTGGATTTTAAATTGTCTTTCAGAGTATGTTTTTGAGTAATTCAATGTGAAGTTAAGGAATATAAAATAAACCAGTGTTAGGGTCTTTGTGGCTCTACCTCTTTAAGTTAGAATTCTatgaatatgcattttttttttagttttaatatttttgtttatatttttacagaAGTTTTAGCAATGGAGTCTTTCTCTGCTGAGACCAATTCAACTGACCTACACTCACAGCCCTGGGATGAACCCCATGTAATTCTCTCCATGGTCATCCTCAGCATCACTTTCCTACTGGGGTTGCCAGGCAACGGGCTGGTGCTGTGGGTGGCTGGCCTAAAGATGCAACGAACAGTGAACACAGTTTGGTTTCTCCATCTCACCTTGGCTGACTTCATCTGCTGCCTCTCGCTGCCCTTCTCCCTGGTCCACTTGGTTCTCCAAGGACACTGGCCCTATGGCTGGTTCCTATGCAAGCTCATCCCCTCTATCATCATCCTCAACATGTTTGCCAGTGTCTTCTTGCTGACTGCCATTAGTCTGGACCGCTGTCTGTTGGTACTCAGGCCAATCTGGTGCCAGAATCATCGCAACGTGGGAACAGCCTGCACTATCTGTGGTTGTATCTGGATGGTGGCTTTGGTGATGTGCATACCTGCATTTGTATACCGGGAGACGTTCACTATAGACAACCAGAGTATGTGTGGCTACAACTTTGGTTACCATGGCTCACTAGATTATCTAGACTTCACCTTTGATCTACTGGAAAACGGGTCTTTTGACAACTCCATTGCTGATCCGCCTGGAGAAATGGATGACAGGTTAGATTCCTTCTCTCCACAAACCAAGGATCAGCCTTGGGCAGCCACCACTGGCCTCCATTCCCCAAAATTTCAAAGAACTTCTAGAGATTCACTCCCTATGGATTCAGCTAGATTATCTGTTCAACAACCACATTATGATCTATTCCAGTCTGCTGATGAAGTCTCAGCTACACTCTCCAGTGACTTTCCCATTGAAGATCACAGAACTCACCCCCTGGAGAACTCGGATTCTTTTCTCCCTGATGATTTTGAGATTTTTCCTAATGCCTCCAGTGATTCCTTATACATATCTGAGCTATCACAATATTTCCAGGATGATTATTTTGGCCAATTTGCGTATAATCATCAAGTGCCAACACCCCAGGTAGCCATAACCATCAGTAGGCTAGTGGTGGGTTTCCTGTTGCCCTTTATCATCATGGTGGCCTGTTATAGCCTCATTATCTTCAAAATGCGTCGGAGCCGCTTCACCAAGTCTCGGAgcaaactcttgagagtcactaTGGTGGTAGTGGTTGTCTTCCTTGTCTGCTGGGCTCCATACCACATTATTGGAGTCCTCTTATTGTTTACTGACCCAGATGCTCCCTTTGGGGAATCTCTGTTGTCCTGGGATCATGTGTCTCTTGCTCTAGCATCTGCCAATAGTTGCTTCAATCCATTCCTCTATGCTCTCCTGGGAAAGGACTTTAGGAGAAAAGCAAGACAGTCCATGCAGGGAATTCTCGAGGCAGCTTTCAGTGAGGACATGACACACTCTACCAGCTGCCCTCCAAACAAAACATCTTTTGAAAGAAACAGTATCAGTACAGTTGTATGAAAACATGGAGCCACTGACCTAAGTAGAGGTTCTTAGGCAAATGCAACATGTTTCTTAAAAGACAGGAGAGATGGGGAGCAGGGGGTTTCTTGCAGAGACCGTCAAAGAATCCATCTggaggttctcaaagtgtggtcccagaCTAGTGGAATGAGCATCACCTGGAAAGTTGTCAGAAGTACAAattctccagcccctccccctgcAGGCTGGCTGAATCTGAATCTCTGGGGGTAGGGTCCCAAGAGTGTTTACACAAGCTCTCTTGTTTCTGATGAATGCTAAACTTGGGAATCACTGTAAAGATAGTCTATTTCGATCCCCAAAAAAGGCACGTGAGATAAATGAGAATGCAGTCTGCTTAAAAAtgatgtttcaaaaaaaaaaataataatgtttccattgtcaaatattttataaatttccttccagattcaatttcttttttttttttttctgggactttatttttgttttgaaaataaattcatttgtactaattttttagattccatggatAAAGCTtgatcttttttcttcatttatttttattagttggaggctaattactttacaatattgtacagtagaaattaacacaacattgtaaataacgTACACTccaataaattggaaaaaaaaaatagtgctggcaatgtttattgggcttccctggtggcttggatggtaaggaattgatagcttatggtgaacggtgtcggatttgtgatctctgaagaagatgtagcttcaggaccagggatcaggcttgatcactcaagagcttttgtgtagcagagtttattaaagtgaaagagggcagagagagcttctgacacagacaccaGGAGGGGGATGGAGCATACCCCCTACTAGTCTAAGCAGGGAGCTGTACACTTTTTCAATTGGTtactacaataaatcaaaagaatgtctcaaggttgtcaTGGTCTTactagaaagtgaaaagtgaagttgctcagtcatgtccgactctttgcgaccccttggactgtagcccaccaggctcctccgtccatgatattttccaggcaagaatactggagtgggttgccatttccttctccaggagatcttccacacccagggattgaacccggatctcccgccTTGTAGGCAGACAGTTTACCGTCTCCAGATTCAATTTCAAACCATTTCTTCTAGGGCTCCCTGAGTGAAAGATGATCTTTTATTCAATGGCTTTGTTGGGGTGATGGCAGTGGTGAtggttttaaatgaaaaaaaaaggcagggggcagcaaaaagaaaaagtctaaaaacaagGAACAGCTCTAAAAGGACTGTTTCTGAATAAAGTTGGTGAAacgtgaaaaacaaacaaacaaggagTTATGAGACTGAGTTGGGAGCAAGTACAAGACCAGATGCCTGCTACTTGGTGCCGGGAGCTGTTATGGggggtcccgcccgtgacgaggtcatgaagaaaataccgggcaggcaaggccatcCGGGACCCCATCtatgacgaggtcacgaggaaaatacctgacaggcaaggccgtctaggataagggaccctcgaggttggcctcggcctctaccccaccctataTCCTCCCcgcttttctgctgttgttcttgtttgccctgctgcggattcttgtgttgcctgccgagagctctcctgctcctctttcactgaatgaagaccaacttaaaaccctaattaataaatcttctgGACGCTGGtacctatgaaggggccagggatgaaggaaatgcttcaattcaaacccttttgctggcattctggcttgtgtgataaatatgtgctctcattgcaaaaaatgctcatgattgttctaaacatcctaagcacagtacactaacaaaagaaactattaagcataggtccctccgcggggtgagaaaagctccacaaatatgacagccacaaatgtgcctaatagaaaatactttagatagagattagctggtgacttcttgcaggtaattaacttttagactaagagcctgttttgtgccatatctgctgtttctgcagtccttcgcatttcttttctgtaaaaatgtaatcctatatagttcccatagagatgacgcttattagaaagaaaatagattaattataagaaaaaaagtgtcagctactgaagttgcttaagtcacaccaggtgcaagccataaaatgttagcaggcctgaaggccaaatgataagaaagactcttgtgaatgaaaaagtatgtgggtgacgtcctgtttctgttgaaggtcaagttgctgtaatgttttgagatgccctgtgtgtaagcaatatgcacttcccccaaagatgttgttaagggtataaaggggccgtgcaaaaataaacttcagacttagccccgagctttgtcacactctctctctcattcgccgatgccgttcatcctgagggttcccctggatcctgctggggctggaccccggcaactTGGAATATTTCTGGATACAGAACACAGGAATTCTGAATTGCCTTCGTTACTAATAACGAAGCtaaataagctaaataagcatCTATTGTGTAAAGACTACTTAGGGCACCTAAGAACTTTcttataaaattgtatatatcaCAGTTTGGGCAGATGGCTCCTCTGTTTGTTTGCTCTAACTGCTTATTGATAGAATCATCtatctttcattccttttcttaAGCTCCTAATTCCCTTACTTCTCTCCTGCCTCGAAATCTTCTTCCAGGCTTTTTGCCTCTAATAACTGATACTTTCATAACACACAAATGACTCACTTGCTCTCACTACTCCCCAAGAAACTCATTtcaaacaaaaggagaaagagtaTAAGATGAGGCAACTATTCTTGAATTCACTGCAAAATAGCTGAGTACCCTCTGGGCTTGTTACCCATCCAACTCCTAAAAACATGATTGTAGGtgtgtatttttcacacaaaaaTTATCAGATGTATCTGgggtttttttaatctttatcaaTGTAATACATGCACACAGTTTTTTAAAGAGAAACCAATGCTCATGACGAAATCTAAGAGGTTTCCTGCCCCACTCTGGCCAGCGtctccttcctcccactcccACTACCCAGAGATAACCCTTGAAACCACAATCTGAGATGTTCCTTCTGAAATTTGCCATGATATTTCTAAGTCATGACCTTATGATGCTAGTTTTTGTACACAAAAagtgactttttattttggaagagGAAGAATTTTTTCTAAACACCTTCATATTTTGTGTTTATGCAGCATCCCAACATTCATTAACCATCATCCTTTAATTTGTTCACAAGCACACATTTTCTTCTACTTTGTTGATCCATTCCAATCacacttctttcatttttaaaaaagcattctcCAACCCCATcaccttctcatttttttctgtatatgaAGTTTTATGTATAGATATTAAGCCTCTATATTTTCAGGTTTGTTTATACTACAACTTAGCCTCATCTGagtccagggatttaacctgaaACATAGAAAATGAGATGTAAAGCACAGATGTAAAACGACTTGCAAAGCACTGTTCCTTGTTAAGTGGTGGAGGGGAGGGTCTGGACTACCACTGAGTTATAAAGTGCTATGTGGGAAATTTTCAAATCATTAGGAATGCTCTCACTTGTGCAGTAATGATATCCAAGATGATGTGATTTGTCATGCTACTTTCCAATTTaatctgctcatatatttgatgTGAATAAATGCTTTCTTTCTCCACAGTTTCTTGCAAGAGGAAGGAACTCTCCTTGCTCAGAGATTCATGGATCCTTTTAATTGTTTGACATTCGGGATATATTATAATCTCTAAACATACAGCAAATAAAACTCATAGTGGGTAGCTGTAGGCTTGCTGTAATGACGATTAGCTAGGTTCCTGGAAACCCCAACATTCTCATGGGACCCTGGAGAGAAGTCTCAAACTCTTAGGGCTAGTGTACAGGATACCAGGGGGAATGATCTTGGCATAATTATCCCAAGTTGGCATACCTGTTCAATAGCTGACATTTCTGGGCTCCTTTTGAGAGTTCTGTTTCCCTTGGAAATGTATTCTGAAGAAATCCCTACAATTGGAATCCTCTCATTTTCAATGTAAAACTCTGGTGTGTACCTGTAAGCTTTGCCTGAAGTCCCAGAGGGGGAGCCAAGTCCTTCTCAAATTGTagcatttttaatctttaaaataccCCAGAATGCAAGCAAGGCAGTTTAGCTCACACATCAAGCTGCAAGGCGGGATGGGCTGCCTCTCCcaacaatattttgcaataattaacagcattaaaagaaaaatgctacAGCCATGCTTTTAATCTTCCTTTCTTATCAGTATTACCAAAAACATCAGGGTTCGATCCCGTGGGGGAGCGAGGGGGAGGGGCAGTAGAAAACAAATGATTTCACATTTCCCTTTTCCCTACTCTGGCAAAAAAGAAATTCGAGACCAGCACCAGGAAGATAAAACCACAaacattccttttgttttttggtttttttattaagaaagcatgcaaaaaacaacaacaacaacttgtgAGCCCATACACCCCCCCTTCCCAGCCTGCGCCAATGCAAAGCATTATGGGTGGTATGAAGGACTCACCCCACTAGAAACATGGGGGTTGAAGACAGAAAGGCAGGGACGGGTGGATACCAAAGAATTGCTCCTTCTGTCCCTCTCCCCCACGCTCTCCTCTATTTCCTCTTTTGGCAGTGAGCTCCTGCAGTTTTGCACATGTCACCCAAGACAACAACAATGACTAAACTTTCAAGGCTGGCAATGCTGGATCGACAAGAAAAAGGAGTATTCTTTCCCtttcagggaggggaggggaaactgaggcccaaagagagTTGGGTTTGTCCTGTGCCGTTTAGCGAGGCTGGTTTTAGTGGAGAGGGGGGCTAAAGGCCCCAAAGGCCTAATGGCCCATCTCCAGCCCAAGCCCCAAACTTCAGTGACTGGCTGCCCACCAGAGTTCTCGTTTTCAGAAGACACAGATAAACTATACACAGGAGACATATCCATGTCTGATTTAGTCTACCCTGGCAAATCTTGTGCGGATCTGGGTAGAAGAGGGGTTGAGAAATGTGATGATTTATAAAAGAGGAAATCTTAGGAAGAACAGATGGGACACTGTGTGTAGGAGGCACCCTGACTGGAAGGATAAGGAAGACACGCCTCAGATGGGGACACTGGCTAAGGCGTGTCACCACCCTGGAAGAGAAATTCTCCTTTCCCCAGTGGGAAATCGTACGCCATACTTCAACCCCACAAACTGCCCTCCAACACAACAGGGGGTTCAAGCCACTCACACCCCCACATCTTACTAAGAACTTCTAAGAAATAAAGTGCTGTTTAGTTAACTGCCCTTTCTTGCCCCCCGACTTCAGCCTCACTGGACTTACTCAACAAACTCTCAATAGAGAACCCTTTACGAAGAAAGGAAGGGGAGGATGAGGGGGAAAGCAGGAGAGCGGAAAGCATGGGTAAATAAAAGGACAGGAACAAAAACCAGAAATCACAGAGACAGTGGCCTTGTCCATTCCGCACATTTTGTCCTACAGCTTTGAGAAAGTGACCATttggtaaaataaaaatggaaataaaactgtTCTTCCTTCTCAGAACTAGAATTCAACACTTAATATCCAATATATGCTAAGTACTTTGCAGCCATAAACCATGGCCACTCCTTGATAAAGGAGGTAAGTTTTCCCTGTACCTTTtccaggggcgggggggggtgggggggaggtccTTCCTTGGCCCTCATGGAGCTCTTTGTTTTTGGTTATTTATTACCCTCTCCCAAGTTCCTTAATCCCTCAAAAAACCTGATTGCAGAAGCTTCAGCCCCAGTGATCTGGATTCCAAGAGAAGCATTTGCCTACGTAGTTAAATAACTGAAATATTCCCTATGCATGTCTATACCagttcccctttcctctctcACCCTCCTGTCACCAGTACTGTAGGTTTGGTTCTACTTTGCACCGTGGGAAACAGATTCCAGTCTTGCCTGAGGACATGGTGAGACTAAACGGAATCATGGGTTACTCTTCTTTCTTGAGAATCCCAGAAAACGGGAGAAGAAAATTTGATGGGTGGAACAGTTGGGCAGACAACTGAAGGAGGATGAAATAATATTTGCCAAATGAGATAAGGGGATGAAAGGATAACtagtaaatgcaaataaaagccaCAGTTAATTTCCAGAAAACATGATGTTTAAAAAGACAGAATGGTTCAATAGAAACCCTCTCCAAAAAGCTGACCCTATGCTGAAGGGTTGTCCTCATTTCCACCAGAGAAGCAGCACgtccatgctaagttgcttcagttgagtccaactctgcaaccccatggactgtagcccaccaggctcctctgtccatgtgattctccaggcaagaagactggagtgggttgccatgccctcctccaggggatcttcccagcccagagatggaactcccatctcctgtcttggcgggcgggttctttaccaccttacaccacctgggatgccctgaAGAGAAGCAGAGTTCTGGCTAGGGCTGACTCTATATCCTATAGAGAACAGGCCAGGAATAAGTCAATGGCAGTTTATTTGACAAGAGTGGAAGACACCCAATTTCTGACTGTTTTGTATTCCATCACCCCTCTACAGCGTTCTACTCTACCCAACCCAGGCCTCTTATTCCACTAGGATTTTATCTCCACCACCATCACTCTTACCCTTGATGGGGAATGAGGACCAGCAGAAGTAAGACTGGAGATATAAAGGGACAAGGAGGAGCTCAGAGGACAAAATTAGCACCATTGAGTAAAACCTGCAAATTCATGGCTGCCAAGCAGCATTTTAAATCCCTTCTACTTGATGATGTGGCCTCTTCAGCCCTGGATTGAACTGATATCCACAGAAAACAACGTAGGGCTGAAAGGTGGGATTAGCACTGAATTGCCCAAAGAGAAAGGTAAATCAAAGTTTGAGACCTTTCACTGTGGCTCTCATGGCCT contains:
- the C3AR1 gene encoding C3a anaphylatoxin chemotactic receptor, whose translation is MESFSAETNSTDLHSQPWDEPHVILSMVILSITFLLGLPGNGLVLWVAGLKMQRTVNTVWFLHLTLADFICCLSLPFSLVHLVLQGHWPYGWFLCKLIPSIIILNMFASVFLLTAISLDRCLLVLRPIWCQNHRNVGTACTICGCIWMVALVMCIPAFVYRETFTIDNQSMCGYNFGYHGSLDYLDFTFDLLENGSFDNSIADPPGEMDDRLDSFSPQTKDQPWAATTGLHSPKFQRTSRDSLPMDSARLSVQQPHYDLFQSADEVSATLSSDFPIEDHRTHPLENSDSFLPDDFEIFPNASSDSLYISELSQYFQDDYFGQFAYNHQVPTPQVAITISRLVVGFLLPFIIMVACYSLIIFKMRRSRFTKSRSKLLRVTMVVVVVFLVCWAPYHIIGVLLLFTDPDAPFGESLLSWDHVSLALASANSCFNPFLYALLGKDFRRKARQSMQGILEAAFSEDMTHSTSCPPNKTSFERNSISTVV